A part of Ammospiza nelsoni isolate bAmmNel1 chromosome 9, bAmmNel1.pri, whole genome shotgun sequence genomic DNA contains:
- the ALG6 gene encoding dolichyl pyrophosphate Man9GlcNAc2 alpha-1,3-glucosyltransferase isoform X2, producing MYGDYEAQRHWQEITYNLPIRQWYFNTSDNNLLYWGLDYPPLTAYHSFVCAYIAKLINPDWVALHTSRGYESQPHKLFMRTTVFVADLLVYIPAVILYCFSLKETSAKKKVSSALCILLYPGLILIDHGHFQYNSVSLGLALWAVLCLSHDWDLLGSVAFCLALNYKQMELYHSLPFFCYLLGKCFKKGLKGKGLVLLAKLAGTVLVSFAACWLPFGTDVEQIMQVLRRLFPIDRGLFEDKVANIWCSLSVLIKIKNVISPRTQLKLSFAVTFLSLLPACIKLTVQPSLRGFKFALVSCALSFFLFSFQVHEKSILLVSVPVCLIINEIPFMATWFLLVSTFSLLPLLLKDELLLPYAVTTPAFLAVCLASFSILEKTSAEDLQLKAFSLSLKGYVSWVKSFPKIVRSLFLLSVALMGALSALSAAVPPPTRLPDLFPLAVAVVSCLHFLLFLLYFNVVMLWDSKSRGQKKIS from the exons gtaCTTCAATACAAGTGACAACAACCTGCTGTACTGGGGCCTGGATTACCCACCTCTCACTGCCTATCACAGTTTTGTGTGTGCCTACAT TGCAAAGTTAATAAATCCTGATTGGGTTGCTCTGCACACGTCTCGGGGCTATGAGAGCCAGCCCCATAAGTTATTTATGCGTACAACAG tgtttgttgCTGATCTGCTGGTTTATATCCCTGCAgttattttatattgtttttcCTTGAAAGAAACATCTgctaaaaaaaag GTTTCCAGTGCTCTCTGCATCCTGCTTTACCCAGGCCTCATCCTTATCGACCATGGGCACTTCCA ATACAACTCAGTGAGCCTTGGCTTGGCCCTGTGGGCTGTCCTTTGTTTGTCCCATGACTGGGAcctcctgggctctgtggcATTTTGCTTGGCCTTAAATTATAAGCAAATGGAGCTCTACCATTCCCTGCCCTTTTTTTGCTATTTACTTGGCAAGTGCTTCAAGAAGGGACTGAAGGGAAAGGG GTTGGTGCTCTTGGCCAAACTGGCAGGGACAGTGCTGGTGTCCTTCGCTGCCTGCTGGCTCCCGTTCGGCACCGACGTGGAACAAATCATGCAAGTACTCAGAAGACTCTTTCCCATTGACAGAGGCTTGTTTGAG GATAAAGTAGCCAATATTTGGTGCAGTCTAAGTGTCCTTATAAAGATAAAGAATGTAATATCTCCTCGAACTCAGCTAAAACTCAG TTTTGCTGTAACATTCCTgagcctgctccctgcctgtaTCAAGCTCACTGTCCAGCCTTCCCTGCGAGGGTTTAAGTTTGCCTTG GTCAGCTGTGCCTTGTCATTTTTCCTGTTCTCCTTTCAAGTCCATGAAAAATCTATTCTTCTTGTGTCAGT CCCAGTCTGCTTAATCATAAATGAAATCCCCTTCATGGCCACGTGGTTTCTACTTGTGTCAACTTTCAG cctgctgcccctgctgctgaaggacgagctgctgctgccctacGCCGTCACCACGCCCGCCTTCCTGGCCGTGTGCCTGGCCTCCTTCTCCATCCTGGAGAAGACCTCAGCTGAGGACCTACAGCTCAAggccttttccctttccctcaaGGGCTATGTGTCCTGGGTTAAGTCCTTTCCCAAGATTGTCAGGAGCCTG TTCCTGCTCTCCGTGGCCCTGATGGGAGCGCTGTCGGCGCTCAGCGCGGCCGTGCCTCCTCCCACGCGCCTGCCCGACCTGTTCCCCCTGGCCGTGGCCGTGGTGTCCTGCCTGCActtcctgctcttcctgctgtACTTCAATGTGGTGATGCTCTGGGACTCCAAGAGTAGAGGGCAGAAGAAAATCAGTTaa